One genomic region from Amycolatopsis sp. FBCC-B4732 encodes:
- a CDS encoding YbaB/EbfC family nucleoid-associated protein, translated as MSNPEQLVADFESRMAESQRKAERMVGEIEAVSVSERSKDGHIGVKVDHAGNLVDLEIGLSARDKPDLAEEILRTVKAAQSKLAAAVRVGVTDPVGPEVMYQLVSRLERAFPAPEPEGFAPPPAPPGNDGERFVPEEERQVAPAPKPAPRAPRPSSDDGHDDDYFSDGDYLR; from the coding sequence GTGTCGAATCCTGAGCAACTGGTCGCGGACTTCGAGTCCCGGATGGCGGAGTCACAGCGCAAGGCCGAGCGGATGGTCGGCGAGATCGAAGCGGTCTCGGTTTCCGAGCGCAGCAAGGACGGCCACATCGGGGTGAAGGTCGACCACGCCGGGAACCTCGTCGATCTGGAGATCGGCCTGAGCGCGCGCGACAAGCCGGATCTCGCCGAAGAGATCCTCCGCACCGTGAAGGCGGCCCAGAGCAAACTCGCCGCGGCCGTGCGCGTCGGCGTCACCGACCCGGTCGGGCCCGAGGTGATGTACCAGCTCGTCAGCCGGCTCGAGCGGGCGTTCCCGGCACCCGAACCGGAAGGGTTCGCCCCACCACCGGCTCCGCCTGGCAACGATGGTGAGCGGTTCGTGCCGGAAGAGGAGCGGCAGGTGGCTCCGGCACCGAAGCCGGCGCCGCGCGCGCCGCGCCCGTCGTCCGACGACGGTCACGACGACGACTACTTCAGCGACGGCGACTACCTGCGCTGA
- a CDS encoding DUF1707 domain-containing protein has product MGEEENAAADRATETKPLSERDLRVSDDEREHVVGVLQKAIGRGMIDLDEFTERTDRALASRTRGELNAVLADLAGLYHPNAAVTAAPAYAPPPVGYAPGRRFELNAKYSSLHRGGPWVVPPELVVRNKYGSTKLDFTEAQVQSPVVHIELDAKWGSVEIIIPEHAAVDLNAISDVKFGAMEDKTRSNGRMGNPRYVLSGRVHGGSLVIRHPRRGLFG; this is encoded by the coding sequence ATGGGCGAGGAAGAGAACGCGGCGGCCGACCGGGCCACCGAAACCAAGCCGTTGAGCGAGCGCGACCTCCGGGTGTCCGACGACGAGCGCGAACACGTCGTCGGCGTGCTCCAGAAGGCGATCGGCCGCGGCATGATCGACCTCGACGAGTTCACCGAGCGGACCGACCGCGCGCTGGCGTCGAGGACGCGCGGCGAGCTGAACGCCGTGCTGGCCGACCTCGCCGGGCTGTACCACCCGAACGCGGCCGTCACCGCCGCTCCGGCGTACGCGCCGCCGCCGGTGGGCTACGCGCCGGGCCGCCGGTTCGAGCTCAACGCCAAGTACTCCTCGCTGCACCGCGGCGGGCCGTGGGTGGTGCCGCCCGAGCTGGTCGTCCGCAACAAGTACGGGTCGACGAAGCTGGACTTCACCGAGGCCCAGGTGCAGTCGCCGGTGGTGCACATCGAGCTGGACGCCAAGTGGGGTTCGGTCGAGATCATCATCCCGGAGCACGCCGCGGTCGACCTCAACGCGATCAGCGACGTCAAGTTCGGCGCGATGGAGGACAAGACGCGCAGCAACGGCCGGATGGGCAATCCGCGCTACGTGCTGAGCGGCCGCGTCCACGGCGGTTCGCTGGTCATCCGCCACCCGCGGCGCGGGCTCTTCGGCTAG
- a CDS encoding response regulator transcription factor codes for MSEARISVMVVDDHPIWRDGVARDLTEHGFDVKATAPDADAALRIARTVLPDVVLMDLNLGTTSGVDATREITAALPSTKVLVLSASGEHKDVLEAVKAGASGYLVKSASSAELVDAVHRTAAGDPVFTAGLAGLVLGEYRRMADAPAGGAEPPRLTERETDVLRLVAKGLTARQIAERLVLSHRTVENHVQSTLRKLQLHNRVELARYAIEHGLDGE; via the coding sequence ATGAGCGAGGCGCGGATTTCGGTCATGGTGGTCGACGACCACCCGATCTGGCGCGACGGGGTGGCCCGCGACCTGACCGAGCACGGCTTCGACGTGAAGGCGACCGCGCCGGACGCCGACGCGGCGCTGCGCATCGCGCGGACCGTCCTGCCGGACGTCGTGCTGATGGACCTCAACCTGGGCACCACCTCGGGCGTGGACGCCACCCGGGAGATCACCGCGGCGCTGCCGTCGACGAAGGTGCTGGTGCTGTCGGCGAGCGGGGAGCACAAGGACGTCCTGGAGGCGGTGAAGGCCGGCGCGTCCGGCTACCTGGTCAAGTCGGCGTCGTCGGCGGAGCTGGTGGACGCCGTGCACCGGACCGCGGCGGGCGACCCGGTGTTCACCGCGGGACTGGCCGGGCTGGTGCTCGGCGAGTACCGGCGGATGGCGGACGCGCCGGCCGGCGGCGCCGAGCCGCCCCGGCTGACCGAGCGCGAAACCGACGTCCTGCGGCTGGTCGCGAAGGGGCTGACCGCGCGGCAGATCGCCGAGCGGCTGGTGCTGTCGCACCGCACGGTGGAGAACCACGTCCAGTCGACGCTGCGGAAGCTGCAGCTGCACAACCGCGTCGAGCTGGCCCGCTACGCGATCGAGCACGGCCTCGACGGGGAGTGA
- the ptsP gene encoding phosphoenolpyruvate--protein phosphotransferase, protein MSDSLSGVAVSPGRASGPVVRVAEPLGEPAATPAPADPAAEAARIAPAAAIVAGRLEKQAETATGEAATILITTAAMAADPALASQAEQLVKTQSLPAARAVYQAAEGFAEALAAAGGYMAERVRDVRDVRDRLIAELLGIAPPGVPELTSPTVLVARDLAPADTAGLDPAKVLALVTEEGGPTSHTAILARALGIPAVVAVRGLLALDAQALAVDGDTGVVEVADPSAPVVTAAVAQLADWNGTGATADGHRVKVYGNVGSPADAQAAADAGAEGVGLFRTEFCYLDASDEPSVADQRAAYTAVLTPFRGKPVIVRTLDAGADKPLAFLSPEVEPNPALGVRGLRVAFDRPEVLDRQLEAIAGAAEDSGAEVSVMAPMVATVEEAALFADRVRAAGIPRAGVMIEIPAAALSAREILEAVDFVSVGTNDLAQYTFAADRQLGAVAKLNDPWQPALLRLLKLIGDAAKATGKPAGVCGEAAADPRLALVLAGLGLTSLSMNAPAVRTVGASLAATTLAECEGLAEAALATSDPAAARAAARP, encoded by the coding sequence ATGTCTGACTCTCTGTCCGGGGTCGCCGTCAGCCCCGGCCGTGCCAGTGGTCCCGTCGTCCGCGTCGCGGAGCCGCTCGGCGAGCCCGCCGCCACCCCGGCCCCGGCCGATCCGGCCGCCGAAGCCGCCCGGATCGCCCCCGCCGCCGCGATCGTCGCCGGCCGCCTGGAGAAACAGGCCGAGACCGCGACCGGCGAAGCGGCGACGATCCTGATCACGACCGCCGCGATGGCCGCCGACCCGGCGCTCGCCTCACAGGCGGAACAGCTGGTCAAGACGCAGAGCCTGCCCGCCGCGCGCGCCGTCTACCAGGCCGCCGAGGGCTTCGCCGAAGCGCTCGCCGCGGCCGGCGGGTACATGGCCGAGCGCGTCCGCGACGTCCGCGACGTGCGTGACCGCCTGATCGCCGAGCTGCTCGGCATCGCGCCCCCCGGCGTGCCCGAGCTGACGTCGCCGACCGTGCTGGTCGCCCGCGACCTCGCCCCGGCCGACACCGCGGGCCTCGACCCGGCGAAGGTCCTCGCCCTGGTCACCGAAGAGGGCGGCCCGACCAGCCACACCGCGATCCTGGCGCGCGCGCTCGGCATCCCGGCCGTCGTCGCGGTGCGCGGGCTGCTGGCGCTGGACGCGCAAGCGCTTGCGGTCGACGGCGACACCGGCGTCGTCGAGGTCGCGGACCCGTCGGCGCCGGTCGTCACGGCGGCGGTGGCCCAGCTCGCCGACTGGAACGGCACGGGCGCGACGGCCGACGGCCACCGCGTGAAGGTCTACGGCAACGTCGGCTCCCCGGCCGACGCCCAGGCCGCGGCGGACGCGGGCGCCGAGGGCGTCGGCCTGTTCCGCACCGAGTTCTGTTACCTGGACGCCTCCGACGAGCCGTCGGTCGCCGACCAGCGCGCGGCGTACACGGCGGTGCTCACGCCGTTCCGCGGCAAGCCGGTCATCGTCCGCACGCTGGACGCGGGTGCCGACAAGCCGCTGGCCTTCCTCTCCCCGGAGGTGGAGCCCAACCCGGCGCTCGGCGTCCGCGGGCTGCGCGTGGCGTTCGACCGCCCCGAGGTGCTCGACCGCCAGCTCGAAGCGATCGCGGGCGCGGCCGAGGACTCGGGCGCCGAGGTCTCGGTGATGGCCCCGATGGTCGCGACGGTCGAGGAAGCGGCCTTGTTCGCCGACCGCGTCCGCGCGGCGGGCATCCCCCGGGCGGGCGTGATGATCGAGATCCCGGCAGCCGCGCTGAGCGCCCGCGAGATCCTCGAAGCGGTCGACTTCGTCTCGGTCGGCACGAACGACCTGGCCCAGTACACGTTCGCGGCGGACCGCCAGCTCGGCGCGGTCGCGAAGCTCAACGACCCCTGGCAGCCGGCCCTCCTGCGCCTGCTGAAGCTGATCGGCGACGCGGCGAAGGCCACGGGCAAGCCGGCGGGTGTCTGCGGCGAGGCGGCGGCGGACCCGCGCCTGGCCCTGGTCCTGGCCGGGCTGGGCCTGACCAGCTTGTCGATGAACGCGCCGGCGGTCCGCACGGTCGGCGCCAGCCTGGCCGCCACGACGCTCGCGGAGTGCGAAGGCCTGGCCGAGGCGGCGCTGGCGACCTCGGACCCGGCGGCGGCGCGCGCGGCCGCTCGCCCCTGA
- a CDS encoding MFS transporter, whose translation MTATISAPVAEVRAGRRAWVGLAVLALPALLVSLDVFVLVLALPKLAVSLHADGTEQLWIMDTYGFMVAGFMVTMGTLGDRIGRRKLLLIGAAAFGVASVVAAFSTSAAMLIVARGALGIAGATLAPSTLSLIGAMFENPRQRAEAIGIWAGCFTVGAIIGPVVGGFMLEHFWWGSVFLLGVPAMVLLLVIGPKLLPEYRDETAGRLDLPSVGLSLAAILPAVYGVKELARDGVHPGPVLALLIGGLVGYVFVKRQRTLAEPLIDFSLFAAKAFRTALGGMLLFSMLGGTTMLFVAQFFQVAQQLSPVGAALGLLPGMAASTVSFLAAPVLVRRVEPRVLIAGGVALAAAGMAILAFVEPAGGPAWPALGFAVTSLGVGPMVALGTDLVVGSVPARKAGAASALAQTVNEFGYSLGLATVGTLGSAVVRAYGFASGLHVVAGLAAVAFAVLVRFVLKNLRTA comes from the coding sequence ATGACCGCCACCATCTCCGCTCCGGTTGCCGAAGTCAGGGCCGGGCGGCGGGCGTGGGTCGGGCTGGCCGTGCTGGCCCTGCCCGCTCTGCTCGTTTCGCTCGACGTCTTCGTCCTGGTCCTCGCGCTGCCGAAGCTCGCCGTCAGTCTGCACGCCGATGGGACCGAACAGCTCTGGATCATGGACACCTACGGCTTCATGGTCGCCGGGTTCATGGTCACCATGGGGACGCTCGGGGACCGGATCGGCCGGCGGAAACTCCTGCTGATCGGGGCCGCCGCCTTCGGGGTTGCCTCCGTCGTCGCCGCCTTCTCCACCAGCGCCGCCATGCTCATCGTCGCGCGGGGGGCGCTCGGGATCGCCGGGGCGACGCTCGCTCCCTCCACCCTCTCGCTGATCGGGGCCATGTTCGAGAACCCGCGACAGCGGGCCGAAGCGATCGGGATCTGGGCCGGGTGCTTCACCGTCGGGGCGATCATCGGGCCGGTCGTCGGCGGGTTCATGCTCGAGCACTTCTGGTGGGGCTCGGTCTTCCTGCTCGGCGTCCCCGCGATGGTCCTCCTGCTGGTCATCGGCCCGAAGCTGCTGCCCGAGTACCGCGACGAAACCGCCGGGCGGCTCGATCTGCCCAGTGTCGGGCTTTCGCTCGCCGCCATCCTGCCCGCCGTCTACGGCGTCAAGGAGCTCGCTCGCGACGGCGTCCACCCCGGGCCCGTGCTCGCCCTGCTGATCGGCGGACTCGTCGGGTACGTCTTCGTGAAGCGGCAGCGGACGCTCGCCGAGCCGCTGATCGACTTCAGCCTCTTCGCCGCGAAGGCGTTCCGGACCGCGCTCGGCGGGATGCTGCTGTTCAGCATGCTCGGCGGGACCACGATGCTGTTCGTCGCGCAGTTCTTCCAGGTCGCGCAGCAGCTCTCGCCGGTCGGGGCCGCGCTCGGGCTGCTGCCGGGGATGGCCGCCTCGACCGTCAGCTTCCTCGCCGCTCCCGTGCTCGTTCGCCGCGTCGAGCCGCGGGTGCTGATCGCCGGTGGGGTCGCGCTCGCCGCGGCCGGGATGGCGATCCTCGCGTTCGTCGAGCCGGCCGGTGGACCCGCGTGGCCCGCGCTCGGGTTCGCCGTGACGTCGCTGGGGGTCGGGCCGATGGTCGCGCTGGGGACCGATCTCGTCGTCGGGTCGGTGCCGGCGCGCAAGGCCGGGGCCGCCTCCGCGCTCGCGCAGACCGTCAACGAGTTCGGGTACTCGCTCGGGCTCGCGACCGTCGGGACGCTGGGCAGCGCCGTCGTCCGGGCGTACGGGTTCGCCAGCGGGCTGCACGTCGTCGCCGGGCTCGCCGCCGTCGCGTTCGCCGTGCTCGTGCGGTTCGTCCTGAAGAACCTGCGGACCGCCTGA
- the macS gene encoding MacS family sensor histidine kinase yields the protein MTTRRSPDPITPMWRGVLAFRWLTWAFACGTVIVQSGHYQREWLAWAIVGAMAAWSVVTSFLYLRERTRPPALVVVDLAFTTALLLTSPWVLSDAQFALNVPLITTVWAAVPPVAAGARFGASGGVLAGLVVGVATGLAREKFDLDVARDGVLLAAAGLLVGMAATMGRRSAARLEQALRKEAATAERERLARSIHDSVLQVLARVRKRGNEVGGEAAELARLAGEQEIALRSLVTTEPLTPNDSGTLSLRAALQLLATSSVQVSTPADDVELPAHVTEELAAVTREALANVEKHAGPGAHAWVLLEDLGGEVVVSVRDDGPGIPDGVLERAAADGHLGVVESIRGRVRDLGGSATLDTGPGRGTEWEVRVPSTRGAQ from the coding sequence GTGACCACCCGGCGGTCACCGGACCCGATCACGCCGATGTGGCGGGGCGTGCTCGCGTTCCGCTGGCTCACCTGGGCGTTCGCCTGCGGCACCGTGATCGTCCAAAGCGGTCACTACCAGCGCGAATGGCTGGCGTGGGCGATCGTCGGCGCGATGGCTGCCTGGTCGGTCGTCACCAGCTTCCTCTACCTGCGCGAGCGGACGCGGCCGCCGGCGCTGGTCGTCGTCGACCTGGCGTTCACGACGGCGTTGCTGCTGACCTCGCCGTGGGTGCTCAGCGACGCGCAGTTCGCGCTGAACGTCCCGCTCATCACCACGGTCTGGGCGGCCGTGCCCCCGGTCGCCGCCGGCGCGCGCTTCGGTGCGAGCGGTGGCGTGCTGGCCGGGCTGGTCGTCGGCGTCGCGACCGGGCTGGCGCGGGAGAAGTTCGACCTCGACGTCGCCCGTGACGGCGTCCTGCTCGCCGCCGCCGGTCTGCTGGTCGGGATGGCCGCGACAATGGGCCGCCGGTCCGCGGCGCGGCTGGAGCAGGCGCTGCGCAAGGAAGCGGCGACGGCCGAGCGGGAGCGGCTGGCCCGCTCGATCCACGACAGCGTGCTGCAGGTGCTCGCCCGGGTCCGCAAGCGCGGCAACGAGGTCGGCGGCGAAGCGGCGGAGCTCGCGCGGCTGGCCGGCGAGCAGGAGATCGCGCTGCGGTCGCTGGTGACGACCGAGCCGCTGACGCCGAACGACAGCGGAACGCTGAGCCTGCGCGCGGCCCTGCAGCTGCTCGCGACGTCGTCGGTGCAGGTCTCGACCCCGGCCGACGACGTCGAACTGCCGGCCCACGTCACCGAAGAGCTCGCCGCCGTCACCCGCGAAGCGCTGGCGAACGTCGAGAAGCACGCCGGGCCGGGCGCGCACGCGTGGGTGCTGCTGGAGGACCTGGGCGGCGAAGTCGTGGTGAGCGTCCGCGACGACGGACCGGGCATTCCGGACGGCGTTCTCGAGCGAGCGGCAGCGGACGGGCACCTCGGCGTGGTGGAATCCATCCGGGGGCGGGTCCGCGATCTCGGGGGGAGCGCGACCCTCGACACCGGGCCCGGCCGGGGCACGGAGTGGGAGGTCAGGGTGCCGAGCACGAGGGGTGCGCAATGA
- a CDS encoding ribokinase has product MNSDVLVVGSANADLVVSVDRRPGGGETVLGGDTVLSPGGKGANTAVAAGRLGADVALLGAVGDDTYGRLLLDSLRAAGVDTGLVRTSDRPTGIAYITVTPDGENSILVSPGANSSLEPGDVDAVFDGVEVVVLSLEVPLPTVEHAVARAAEHGVKVLLNLSPAAKLSPATLAKLDVLLVNEHEAAWLTGPGAGFTQLLGLGPRAAVVTLGAAGAVVVEAGGVTEVASPAVEAVDTTGAGDAFAGALAASLADGADLVTAARRAVRVAAFSVTRPGAQPSYPTGADLAE; this is encoded by the coding sequence ATGAACTCCGACGTGCTCGTTGTGGGATCCGCCAACGCCGACCTCGTCGTCTCAGTGGATCGGCGGCCGGGTGGTGGGGAGACCGTGCTGGGCGGGGACACCGTGCTTTCGCCGGGTGGCAAGGGCGCCAACACCGCGGTCGCGGCCGGCCGGCTCGGGGCGGACGTCGCGCTGCTCGGTGCCGTCGGCGACGACACCTACGGCCGGTTGCTGCTCGACTCGCTGCGCGCCGCCGGTGTCGACACCGGGCTCGTGCGCACCAGCGACCGACCCACCGGGATCGCCTACATCACCGTCACCCCGGACGGCGAGAACTCGATCCTCGTCTCCCCCGGCGCCAACTCGAGCCTCGAACCCGGTGACGTCGACGCCGTCTTCGACGGGGTGGAGGTCGTGGTCCTCTCGCTCGAGGTGCCGCTGCCGACCGTCGAGCACGCCGTCGCCCGCGCCGCCGAACACGGTGTCAAGGTGCTGCTGAACCTCTCGCCCGCGGCGAAACTCTCGCCCGCGACGCTGGCCAAGCTCGACGTCCTGCTGGTCAACGAGCACGAAGCCGCGTGGCTGACCGGGCCGGGCGCCGGCTTCACCCAGCTGCTCGGCCTCGGACCGCGGGCCGCCGTCGTCACGCTCGGGGCGGCCGGAGCGGTTGTCGTCGAGGCCGGCGGGGTCACCGAAGTCGCGTCGCCGGCGGTCGAGGCCGTCGACACCACCGGCGCCGGGGACGCCTTCGCGGGCGCGCTCGCCGCGTCCCTCGCCGACGGCGCCGACCTGGTCACCGCGGCCCGGCGCGCGGTGCGGGTCGCCGCGTTCAGCGTGACGCGGCCCGGTGCGCAGCCGTCCTACCCGACTGGCGCGGACCTGGCGGAATGA
- a CDS encoding AI-2E family transporter: MSHARREDPFLPEHEDITGLIPRGLRISAALAWRFIVVVAALYAVVWVIGYLSVVIIPLSIALLLSALLAPAVQKLVAVKFPRGLATAIVLIAGLAVLGGLLTFVITQFSSGLPQLQKQLNDSLNQIKEWLLNGPPHLRQEQIQDFINQAIGFIQNNQASITTTALTTASTVGEILTGFLLTLFITIFFLSGGDGIWTFLVRAVPRPVRNRVDVAGRRGFASLVSYVRATAAVAVVDAVGIGVGLWIMGVPLVIPLATLVFIGAFIPIIGAVITGGVAVLIALVTNGFIGAVIVLAIVIGVMQLESHILQPLLLGRAVKLHPLAVVLAITAGLVAGGIAGALLAVPLLAVLNAGVRSLLHETNPDPAEVDVLKDQAAQPNDAEPGGPKAEIATVAEEEADASTAEPPKRDDKP; the protein is encoded by the coding sequence GTGAGCCACGCGCGACGCGAAGACCCGTTCCTGCCGGAGCACGAGGACATCACCGGGCTGATCCCCCGGGGCCTGCGCATCAGCGCGGCGTTGGCGTGGCGGTTCATCGTGGTGGTCGCCGCGCTGTACGCCGTGGTGTGGGTGATCGGCTACCTCTCGGTCGTGATCATCCCGCTGTCCATCGCCCTGCTGCTGTCCGCGCTGCTGGCGCCGGCGGTGCAGAAGCTGGTGGCGGTGAAGTTCCCGCGCGGGCTGGCGACGGCGATCGTGCTGATCGCCGGGCTGGCGGTGCTGGGCGGGCTGCTGACGTTCGTCATCACGCAGTTCTCCTCCGGCCTGCCGCAGCTGCAGAAACAGCTGAACGACAGCCTCAACCAGATCAAGGAGTGGCTGCTCAACGGGCCGCCGCACCTGCGCCAGGAGCAGATCCAGGACTTCATCAACCAGGCGATCGGGTTCATCCAGAACAACCAGGCGTCCATCACGACGACCGCGTTGACGACGGCGAGCACGGTCGGCGAGATCCTCACCGGCTTCCTGCTGACGCTGTTCATCACGATCTTCTTCCTCAGCGGCGGCGACGGCATCTGGACGTTCCTCGTCCGCGCGGTGCCCCGCCCGGTCCGCAACCGCGTCGACGTCGCCGGGCGCCGCGGGTTCGCGTCGCTCGTCAGCTACGTGCGCGCGACGGCCGCGGTGGCCGTGGTCGACGCGGTCGGCATCGGCGTCGGCCTGTGGATCATGGGTGTCCCGCTGGTGATCCCGCTGGCGACGCTGGTGTTCATCGGCGCGTTCATCCCGATCATCGGCGCGGTCATCACCGGCGGCGTCGCGGTGCTGATCGCGCTGGTGACGAACGGCTTCATCGGCGCGGTGATCGTGCTGGCCATCGTGATCGGCGTGATGCAGCTGGAGAGCCACATCCTGCAGCCGCTGCTGCTCGGGCGGGCGGTGAAGCTGCACCCGCTCGCCGTCGTCCTGGCCATCACCGCCGGACTGGTCGCGGGCGGGATCGCGGGTGCGCTGCTCGCCGTGCCGCTGCTGGCGGTGCTCAACGCCGGCGTCCGGTCGCTGCTGCACGAGACCAACCCCGACCCGGCCGAGGTGGACGTCCTCAAGGACCAGGCCGCGCAGCCGAACGACGCCGAACCCGGGGGCCCGAAGGCCGAAATCGCGACGGTCGCCGAGGAGGAAGCCGACGCTTCGACGGCGGAGCCGCCGAAGCGCGACGACAAGCCGTGA
- a CDS encoding WXG100 family type VII secretion target → MADNPLIKTDAADDRSALEGAGLFQDFWDAGTAVADGNWTEGLVNAAFGAGGIAELVADPIGTLASAAVGWAMEFFPWLREPLDWLTGDQIALENMVGTWENVGKELEKISADLQDTVKKDSAAWEGASADAYRAFAEDRAATYAGVATGANAISKLVDICKTILSVVRSVVRDLISECVGKLISIACRYPGPALPAGMATEGTAEAVKTGSKCMEWIKKLLKAFKKAQELFHRIGDIFRRVKGALKRGAESLPGPLKKVGGLIKNEPRDTRTFLDKVREERPDRKNWKDIVSSDKSIGENLKDVGKEFRDDARKEFGEKFGENFRKDLWDDAKKEWGKESRKKRAEGIDDWTSGDDDESTEKQTTVQPPVFEQPGSQRISGSIE, encoded by the coding sequence GTGGCCGACAACCCGTTGATCAAGACGGACGCGGCGGACGACCGCAGCGCGCTCGAAGGCGCCGGCCTGTTCCAGGACTTCTGGGACGCGGGCACCGCCGTCGCCGACGGCAACTGGACCGAAGGCCTGGTGAACGCGGCGTTCGGGGCAGGGGGGATCGCGGAACTCGTCGCGGATCCGATCGGGACATTGGCTTCGGCCGCCGTCGGGTGGGCGATGGAGTTCTTCCCGTGGCTGCGGGAGCCGCTCGACTGGCTCACGGGCGATCAGATCGCCCTGGAGAACATGGTCGGAACCTGGGAGAACGTCGGCAAGGAGCTCGAGAAGATCAGCGCCGACCTCCAGGACACCGTCAAGAAGGACAGCGCCGCCTGGGAAGGCGCCTCGGCGGATGCTTATCGCGCCTTCGCCGAAGACCGGGCGGCGACGTACGCCGGCGTGGCGACCGGGGCCAACGCGATCTCGAAGCTGGTCGATATCTGCAAAACGATCTTGAGCGTCGTGCGCTCGGTCGTGCGTGACCTGATTTCCGAATGCGTCGGGAAGCTCATCAGCATCGCTTGCCGCTATCCCGGTCCGGCCCTGCCGGCGGGCATGGCCACCGAGGGCACCGCGGAAGCCGTCAAGACCGGCAGCAAGTGCATGGAGTGGATCAAGAAGCTGCTGAAGGCCTTCAAGAAGGCGCAGGAGCTGTTCCACCGCATCGGTGACATCTTCCGCCGGGTCAAAGGCGCGCTGAAGCGTGGCGCGGAAAGTTTGCCCGGTCCGCTGAAGAAGGTCGGCGGCCTGATCAAGAACGAACCGCGCGACACCCGGACGTTCCTCGACAAGGTTCGCGAGGAACGCCCTGACCGGAAGAACTGGAAGGACATCGTCTCGTCGGACAAGTCGATCGGCGAGAACCTCAAGGACGTCGGCAAGGAGTTCCGGGACGACGCCCGGAAGGAGTTCGGCGAGAAGTTCGGGGAGAACTTCCGCAAGGACTTGTGGGACGACGCCAAGAAGGAGTGGGGCAAGGAGTCCCGGAAGAAGAGGGCCGAAGGGATCGACGACTGGACGAGCGGAGACGACGACGAGTCGACGGAGAAACAGACGACCGTCCAGCCGCCGGTGTTCGAGCAGCCGGGTTCGCAGCGGATTTCGGGTTCGATCGAGTGA